From the genome of Lusitaniella coriacea LEGE 07157:
GAGTGCTGAAGCGGCTCCGGTCGCTTTAACTGCTCCTTCGATCAACGGGTAAGCTGAGTTAAGCTCAATCCTAATTGAATAATACAAAAGCACTCTTCTGAAAAGGAGGGTGCTTTTGTTTTGGGGAAAAAAGATAAGCCATTCGGTGGCGATCGCGAAAACGTAAAGCTATATTAAATTCAGCGCGATCGCGGAAATCCTACAACAGAATATTACTGGACTCCTATTTTTTGGGCAATATTAAAGATATCCCTAGGATGTCGATCGATAACATTCCCAATCTTTCAGCGCGCGATCGCTCGTTCTAACCCGATTCAGCGCCAGTTGTTCCCTATACTAATGTGTTGAACCTATTAATTTATAAGAGATCTCAAAAGCTTAAACTATGTCTCTTGAAACTCTAAAGCCGGCTGCTAAAGCTGACGCAATCGTTTATGCACCATACTTTCAGGGAACAAAGCGGAATCTGCTACCGTTGGCAATTGGTCTGTATCAACAAGGTTCCCTAGAAGGAGAGCGCCATATTGAAGGCAGCGAGAGTATTCCCTTTGTCGCAACCTGGTACATCTCCAAACTTCCGGCTGAATTAACTCGCTGTCGCCTGCAATTTGATGGGAATGCGGAATTGAGTTACGAAGTCAATATGCAAAATTCCGAATTTGTGGATTACTTAATTGACGTTCTGATGAATTTTAAGCGCACGCGAATCGTGGATTTCTCCCGTTCGTTTTACCGGAAATTGCTACGGATTGATGAATAAACCGAAAA
Proteins encoded in this window:
- the ebsA gene encoding type IV pilus biogenesis protein EbsA, producing MSLETLKPAAKADAIVYAPYFQGTKRNLLPLAIGLYQQGSLEGERHIEGSESIPFVATWYISKLPAELTRCRLQFDGNAELSYEVNMQNSEFVDYLIDVLMNFKRTRIVDFSRSFYRKLLRIDE